One stretch of Prunus persica cultivar Lovell chromosome G1, Prunus_persica_NCBIv2, whole genome shotgun sequence DNA includes these proteins:
- the LOC18790612 gene encoding major allergen Pru ar 1: protein MGFTKVSQKFVTQVTPERMFKALVLDAHNICPKLMFSSIKSIDFVEGEGEVGTIKQINFTEASPMRYVKHRIDALDKEALSCTYTFIETNAENSLLEKLEYITYDVKFEGYGRGGCICNLTSTYKAKDDIHIKEEDIELGKDRAIGMYEVLEAYLMAHPRAYT from the exons ATGGGGTTCACCAAAGTAAGCCAGAAATTTGTGACTCAGGTAACTCCAGAGAGGATGTTCAAGGCCTTGGTCCTTGATGCCCACAACATCTGCCCCAAGCTCATGTTTTCATCAATCAAAAGTATTGATTTCGTTGAAGGTGAAGGGGAGGTAGGAACCATCAAACAGATCAACTTCACTGAAG CTAGCCCTATGAGATATGTGAAGCACAGGATTGATGCTCTGGACAAAGAGGCACTCAGTTGCACCTACACTTTCATAGAAACCAATGCAGAAAATAGTTTGCTAGAAAAGCTTGAATACATAACTTATGATGTCAAGTTTGAGGGATATGGCAGAGGAGGATGCATATGTAATTTGACAAGCACATACAAAGCCAAAGATGATATACATATCAAAGAAGAGGACATTGAGCTTGGAAAAGACAGAGCTATTGGGATGTATGAAGTTTTGGAAGCCTACCTCATGGCACACCCTCGTGCCTACACTTAA